From Poecile atricapillus isolate bPoeAtr1 chromosome 11, bPoeAtr1.hap1, whole genome shotgun sequence, one genomic window encodes:
- the CTSH gene encoding pro-cathepsin H: MLWPVLLMAAAPLLAPAAAWAPSAEEERLFKAWMLQNERRYGPEEYPRRLRIFLSNKRRIEEHNAGNHSFQMGLNQFSDLTFAEFKKLYLWSEPQNCSATKGNFLRSSGPHPDSIDWRKKGNFVTPVKNQGACGSCWTFSTTGCLESAIAIATGKLLSLAEQQLVDCAQAFNNHGCSGGLPSQAFEYILYNKGLMGEDSYPYRAKNGTCKFQPEKAIAFVKDVINITQYDEDGMVEAVGKHNPVSFAFEVTSNFMHYRKGVYSNPRCEHTPDKVNHAVLAVGYGEESGTPYWIVKNSWGRLWGMQGYFLIERGRNMCGLAACASYPVPRV, encoded by the exons ATGCTCTGGCCCGTGCTGCTGATGGCCGCGGCCCCGCTCCtggcccccgccgccgcctggGCTCCCTCGGCCGAAG AGGAGCGGCTGTTCAAGGCCTGGATGCTGCAG AACGAGCGGCGGTACGGCCCCGAGGAGTACCCGCGCCGGCTGCGCATCTTCCTCAGCAACAAGCGGCGCATCGAGGAGCACAACGCCGGCAACCACAGCTTCCAGA TGGGCCTGAACCAGTTCTCGGATCTGACCTTCGCAGAGTTTAAAAAGCTGTACCTGTGGAGCGAGCCCCAG AACTGCTCAGCCACCAAGGGGAACTTCCTGCGCAGCTCCGGCCCGCATCCCGACTCCATCGACTGGAGGAAGAAGGGGAATTTTGTGACACCCGTGAAAAACCAG GGTGCCTGCGGGAGCTGCTGGACCTTTTCCACCACGGGCTGTTTGGAGTCTGCTATTGCCATTGCCACGGgaaagctgctgtccctg GCGGAGCAGCAGTTGGTGGATTGTGCCCAGGCCTTCAACAACCATGGCTGCAGTGG GGGCCTGCCGAGCCAAGCCTTCGAGTACATCCTGTACAACAAAGGGCTCATGGGGGAGGACAGTTACCCGTACCGGGCCAAG AATGGCACCTGCAAGTTCCAGCCCGAGAAGGCCATTGCCTTTGTCAAGGACGTGATCAACATCACACAG TATGATGAGGATGGCATGGTGGAGGCTGTGGGGAAGCACAACCCAGTGAGCTTTGCCTTTGAGGTGACGAGTAACTTCATGCACTACAGGAAAGGAGTGTATTCCAA cccccgcTGCGAGCACACCCCTGACAAGGTGAACCACGCCGTGCTGGCCGTGGGCTACGGAGAGGAGAGCGGCACTCCTTACTGGATCGTCAAGAACTCCTGGGGCCGCCTGTGGGGCATGCAGGG gtatttcctCATCGAACGAGGCAGGAACATGTGTGGTCTGGCTGCTTGTGCCTCCTACCCTGTTCCTCGGGTGTAG